TTCACCCCCGAAAATATTAGGTTTGCCATTAAAAGCTGGGTAGATGCTTTAACCCACGATAATTTAACCAAATGGCTCGCTCCGTACACTATGAATGTTACGAAGCCAAAACAAGTGGCCATTATCATGGCAGGGAACATTCCGTTGGTTGGGTTTCACGATTTTTTATCGGTGTTGATTACGGGACATAAGGTGCTGGTTAAACAATCATCAAACGATAAGCACCTGCTACCCTATTTAGCCAAATATCTGGAATATGTAGCTCCTGAATTTAAAGGAAGCATACATTTTACGGAAGCTAAAATTGAAAATTTTGATGCTGTAATTGCCACGGGAAGCAATAATACCGCACGCTATTTTGAATATTATTTTAAAGGAAAACCATCCATTATTAGAAACAACAGAAACTCAGTGGCCGTTTTAACAGGACAGGAAACCGAAGCCGATTTAAAAAACCTAGCCGAGGATATTTTTAGATACTACGGCTTGGGCTGCCGAAACGTTTCGAAACTATTCCTGCCCAAAGGTTATAATTTTGATGCCTTTTTTAATGGCATGTACCACTGGCACCCTATTATTGACAAAGCGAAATACGCCAATAACTACGATTATAACAAAGCGGTTTATTTAATGAGCGAATTTGATATGCTGGAAAATGGTTTTTTAATGATCAAAGAAGACCCGAGTTATGCCTCGCCAATCGCTACCGTTTTTTATGAATATTATGACGATTTGTCACAATTAAAAGACAAATTGGAAGCCGATAAAAGTCAAATTCAGTGCATTGTTTCTAACGGATTTACAGAAAACGAAATCGCATTTGGGGCTACACAAAAACCTCAACTTTGGGATTATGCGGATAGTA
This genomic window from Mariniflexile sp. TRM1-10 contains:
- a CDS encoding acyl-CoA reductase, with protein sequence MQLQQRISAFVKLGDFLSQFSNEVIQKKENVEHNALFFDGFKHQLKLAEEHNGWFTPENIRFAIKSWVDALTHDNLTKWLAPYTMNVTKPKQVAIIMAGNIPLVGFHDFLSVLITGHKVLVKQSSNDKHLLPYLAKYLEYVAPEFKGSIHFTEAKIENFDAVIATGSNNTARYFEYYFKGKPSIIRNNRNSVAVLTGQETEADLKNLAEDIFRYYGLGCRNVSKLFLPKGYNFDAFFNGMYHWHPIIDKAKYANNYDYNKAVYLMSEFDMLENGFLMIKEDPSYASPIATVFYEYYDDLSQLKDKLEADKSQIQCIVSNGFTENEIAFGATQKPQLWDYADSIDSVEFLLAIS